A genomic window from Punica granatum isolate Tunisia-2019 chromosome 2, ASM765513v2, whole genome shotgun sequence includes:
- the LOC116194397 gene encoding probable LRR receptor-like serine/threonine-protein kinase At3g47570: MCAPTRRNSGAHTADGFSEARLIGIGAFGSVYKGIIGEGEDQKIIAVKVLNMMRRGAIKSFMAECEALKNIRHRNLLKVLTACSGIDSNGNDFKALVYEFMVNDNLENWLHPTHLEENGVTETKRNLSLLLRLNIVIDIACSLDYLHHQFECPIVHCDLKPSNILLDEQMVAHVSDFGLARFIPRRIDELCTNQSSSMGVRGSTGYVAPEYGLGSEVSTWGDVYSYGIVLLELFTAKRPTDEMFDENLNLHNYVKKALLGGVEEIVDPILLEEGQAVEQRVKTHFRASSSSGNGRVIECLISVFQVGLACSNEQPKERMDICDVVVELSSIRNKLVPRRGRT; encoded by the exons AtgtgtgccccgacgagacgaaattcgggtgcgcacactgCTGATGGCTTCTCAGAGGCAAGGCTGATCGGTATTGGTGCATTTGGTTCCGTGTATAAAGGAATCATTGGAGAAGGTGAGGACCAAAAGATTATTGCAGTGAAAGTGCTGAACATGATGAGGAGAGGAGCAATCAAGAGCTTCATGGCTGAGTGTGAGGCCCTGAAAAACATCAGGCATCGCAATCTCCTCAAGGTACTGACAGCTTGTTCGGGGATCGATAGCAATGGTAATGATTTCAAGGCCCTCGTTTACGAATTTATGGTCAATGATAATCTAGAGAATTGGCTACATCCAACCCATCTCGAAGAAAATGGGGTGACTGAAACAAAGAGGAACCTAAGTCTATTGCTGAGGCTGAATATCGTGATTGATATTGCTTGTTCTTTGGATTATCTTCATCATCAGTTTGAATGCCCAATAGTTCACTGTGATCTCAAGCCAAGCAACATTCTTCTCGACGAGCAAATGGTTGCACATGTCAGTGATTTTGGCCTCGCAAGATTTATTCCAAGACGCATCGATGAACTCTGTACCAATCAATCAAGTTCTATGGGAGTAAGAGGTTCCACAGGTTATGTTGCACCAG AGTATGGACTGGGAAGTGAAGTGTCAACATGGGGCGATGTCTACAGTTACGGTATTGTCTTGCTAGAGCTGTTTACTGCGAAGAGGCCAACTGATGAGATGTTTGATGAAAATCTGAACCTTCACAATTATGTGAAGAAAGCTTTGCTTGGTGGAGTTGAAGAAATTGTAGATCCAATCCTTCTCGAGGAAGGACAAGCAGTAGAGCAGAGAGTGAAGACACATTTTCGAGCCTCAAGTAGCAGTGGAAATGGCAGAGTCATCGAGTGTTTGATCTCGGTATTTCAAGTCGGATTAGCTTGCTCCAATGAACAACCAAAGGAACGAATGGATATCTGTGATGTAGTGGTTGAGCTGAGCTCAATCAGAAACAAGCTTGTGCCAAGGAGAGGTCGGACATGA